In one Grus americana isolate bGruAme1 chromosome 1, bGruAme1.mat, whole genome shotgun sequence genomic region, the following are encoded:
- the KATNAL1 gene encoding katanin p60 ATPase-containing subunit A-like 1 isoform X1 — MNLAEICDNAKKGREYALLGNYDSSMVYYQGVIQQIQRHCQSIRDPAIKGKWQQVRQELVEEYEQVKSIVNTLESFKMDRPADIPVSCQDEPFRDPAVWPPPVPAEHRAPPQIKRPNREVKPLRKESPGLQPRGPAGRTHAISKGEKSAGSRERESRARGRDDKGKKIPQEVGDGEIAKFDGAGYDKDLVEALERDIVSRNPSIHWDDIADLEEAKKLLREAVVLPMWMPDFFKGIRRPWKGVLMVGPPGTGKTMLAKAVATECGTTFFNVSSSTLTSKYRGESEKLVRLLFEMARFYAPTTIFIDEIDSICSRRGTSDEHEASRRVKSELLVQMDGVGGALENDDPSKMVMVLAATNFPWDIDEALRRRLEKRIYIPLPTAKGRAELLKINLREVELDPDISLEEIAEKIEGYSGADITNVCRDASLMAMRRRINGLTPEEIRALSKEELQMPVTKGDFELALKKISKSVSAADLEKYEKWMAEFGSA; from the exons ATGAATTTAGCAGAGATTTGCGATAATgccaaaaaaggaagagaatatgCACTCCTTGGGAATTATGACTCTTCTATGGTATATTACCAGGGTGTCATCCAACAAATCCAGAGACATTGCCAGTCAATCAGAGATCCAGCAATTAAGGGCAAATGGCAACAG GTCCGACAAGAATTAGTTGAAGAATATGAACAAGTTAAGAGCATTGTCAACACTTTAGAGAGTTTTAAAATGGACAGACCTGCAGATATCCCTGTATCCTGTCAAGATGAGCCTTTTAGAGATCCTGCTGTTTGGCCCCCTCCTGTTCCAGCTGAACACAG GGCTCCACCTCAGATAAAACGTCCCAACCGAGAAGTAAAACCTCTGAGGAAAGAATcaccagggctgcagccccgcGGGCCTGCGGGCAGAACACACGCGATATCCAAGGGTGAGAAGTCTGCAGGCAGCCGTGAAAGGGAATCCAGAGCTAGAGGAAGAGATGACAAG GGAAAGAAAATACCCCAGGAAGTTGGTGATGGGGAAATTGCAAAATTTGATGGAGCAGGTTACGACAAAGACTTGGTGGAAGCTCTTGAAAGGGACATTGTGTCAAGGAATCCAAGCATTCATTG GGATGACATAGCGGATTTGGAAGAAGCCAAGAAATTATTAAGAGAAGCTGTTGTTCTTCCAATGTGGATGCCTGATTTTTTCAAAGGGATCAGAAGACCTTGGAAG GGTGTGCTGATGGTTGGTCCTCCTGGCACTGGCAAAACAATGCTAGCGAAAGCTGTTGCTACAGAATGTGGAACGACATTCTTCAATGTGTCTTCCTCTACCCTGACGTCTAAATACAGGGGCGAGTCTGAGAAGCTGGTCCGTCTCTTGTTTGAAATG GCGAGGTTTTATGCTCCAACCACGATCTTCATTGATGAGATAGATTCCATCTGCAGCCGCAGAGGCACGTCCGATGAACACGAGGCGAGTCGCAGAGTCAAGTCAGAGCTGCTTGTGCAAATGGACG GGGTAGGTGGTGCTCTGGAAAATGATGACCCTTCCAAGATGGTTATGGTATTAGCAGCTACAAATTTTCCCTGGGATATTGATGAAGCTCTCCGACGGAGACTGGAGAAGAGGATTTATATACCTTTGCCCACAG CAAAAGGCAGAGCAGAACTGCTTAAGATTAATCTTCGGGAAGTAGAACTGGATCCTGATATCAGCCTTGAAGAAATTGCTGAGAAGATTGAAGGCTATTCTGGTGCTGACATCACTAATGTTTGCAG GGATGCCTCTTTAATGGCAATGAGACGACGTATTAACGGCTTAACTCCAGAAGAGATTCGTGCACTTTCTAAGGAGGAGCTTCAGATGCCGGTTACCAAGGGGGACTTTGAGCTGGCTCTGAAGAAAATCTCCAaatctgtttctgctgcagaCCTGGAGAAGTATGAAAAATGGATGGCGGAGTTTGGATCTGCTTAA
- the KATNAL1 gene encoding katanin p60 ATPase-containing subunit A-like 1 isoform X2 — protein MNLAEICDNAKKGREYALLGNYDSSMVYYQGVIQQIQRHCQSIRDPAIKGKWQQVRQELVEEYEQVKSIVNTLESFKMDRPADIPVSCQDEPFRDPAVWPPPVPAEHRAPPQIKRPNREVKPLRKESPGLQPRGPAGRTHAISKGEKSAGSRERESRARGRDDKGVLMVGPPGTGKTMLAKAVATECGTTFFNVSSSTLTSKYRGESEKLVRLLFEMARFYAPTTIFIDEIDSICSRRGTSDEHEASRRVKSELLVQMDGVGGALENDDPSKMVMVLAATNFPWDIDEALRRRLEKRIYIPLPTAKGRAELLKINLREVELDPDISLEEIAEKIEGYSGADITNVCRDASLMAMRRRINGLTPEEIRALSKEELQMPVTKGDFELALKKISKSVSAADLEKYEKWMAEFGSA, from the exons ATGAATTTAGCAGAGATTTGCGATAATgccaaaaaaggaagagaatatgCACTCCTTGGGAATTATGACTCTTCTATGGTATATTACCAGGGTGTCATCCAACAAATCCAGAGACATTGCCAGTCAATCAGAGATCCAGCAATTAAGGGCAAATGGCAACAG GTCCGACAAGAATTAGTTGAAGAATATGAACAAGTTAAGAGCATTGTCAACACTTTAGAGAGTTTTAAAATGGACAGACCTGCAGATATCCCTGTATCCTGTCAAGATGAGCCTTTTAGAGATCCTGCTGTTTGGCCCCCTCCTGTTCCAGCTGAACACAG GGCTCCACCTCAGATAAAACGTCCCAACCGAGAAGTAAAACCTCTGAGGAAAGAATcaccagggctgcagccccgcGGGCCTGCGGGCAGAACACACGCGATATCCAAGGGTGAGAAGTCTGCAGGCAGCCGTGAAAGGGAATCCAGAGCTAGAGGAAGAGATGACAAG GGTGTGCTGATGGTTGGTCCTCCTGGCACTGGCAAAACAATGCTAGCGAAAGCTGTTGCTACAGAATGTGGAACGACATTCTTCAATGTGTCTTCCTCTACCCTGACGTCTAAATACAGGGGCGAGTCTGAGAAGCTGGTCCGTCTCTTGTTTGAAATG GCGAGGTTTTATGCTCCAACCACGATCTTCATTGATGAGATAGATTCCATCTGCAGCCGCAGAGGCACGTCCGATGAACACGAGGCGAGTCGCAGAGTCAAGTCAGAGCTGCTTGTGCAAATGGACG GGGTAGGTGGTGCTCTGGAAAATGATGACCCTTCCAAGATGGTTATGGTATTAGCAGCTACAAATTTTCCCTGGGATATTGATGAAGCTCTCCGACGGAGACTGGAGAAGAGGATTTATATACCTTTGCCCACAG CAAAAGGCAGAGCAGAACTGCTTAAGATTAATCTTCGGGAAGTAGAACTGGATCCTGATATCAGCCTTGAAGAAATTGCTGAGAAGATTGAAGGCTATTCTGGTGCTGACATCACTAATGTTTGCAG GGATGCCTCTTTAATGGCAATGAGACGACGTATTAACGGCTTAACTCCAGAAGAGATTCGTGCACTTTCTAAGGAGGAGCTTCAGATGCCGGTTACCAAGGGGGACTTTGAGCTGGCTCTGAAGAAAATCTCCAaatctgtttctgctgcagaCCTGGAGAAGTATGAAAAATGGATGGCGGAGTTTGGATCTGCTTAA